The Arvicola amphibius chromosome 6, mArvAmp1.2, whole genome shotgun sequence DNA window aaagaaagtatcttcaacaaatggtgctggcataactggatatcaacatgtaagaaaatacaaatagatccatacctatccccatgcacaaaacttaagtccaaatagatcaaagacctcaacataaatcaagCCACGCCACAtttaacctgatagaagagagagtgggaagtagctttgaattcatgggcacaggaggccacttcctaaatataacaccagtagcacagtcactgagagcagcaattaattaatggaacctcctgaaattgagaagcttctgtatggagaaggacacagtcactaagacaaagtggcagcctactgaatggtaAAAAATCTTCCCTAACACCACAtgggacagaggactgatctccaaaatgtataaagaactcaagaaactagacatcaaaataccaaataattctatcaaaaaatggggtacagatttaaacagagaattctcaaaagaagaattgcaaatgtctgaaagacacttaaggaattgctcaatatccttagccatcagggaactacaaatcaaaatgactctgagataccatcttacacctgtcagaatgactaacatcaaaaataccaatgatagcttatactggagaggacgcggagtaaagggaacactccgccattgctggtgggagtgcaaacttgtccagccactttggaaatcagtatggcagtttctcagaaaattgagaatcaatctacctcaggacacagcagtaccactcttgggcatatacccaaaggatgcacactcataccacaaggacatttgctcagctgtgttcattttcttctttcttaaacctacgcacatttttaaacaaactgtaacttgtttagaggtatttttctcaccTGGATCTGTCTTAACTGTGAGTCTTAGCCTTTTCTGATTGCTGAACCAAACATTAAACTGCTAAGCTACCTACCTATGCCTCTGGCCCCTCCTCTAGTCCTGACAGCCAGCTTTAAGACCATGGACTCAGTAGGGAGCTGCTTTTTTCCTAATCCCATTAAGCATTTACCCTGGAGCTGCATTCAACTACCCAGGCTCTATGAGGAAGGCTCCCAGCAGTGTGGAGCTTCACTCTAGGTCTCAGAACTGTGCACTTCTGATTAGGGAGCAGAAACCACACACAGTCTTATAGAATTATGCTAAATTTACAACTGTCCAAAAATAGTAGATTTTTGCAATTAGATGAGAATATTCATgtgtattaaaatgtattatttctgGGAAAAATGTCCACAAACATATTTTAGACCCTGAGATGTTTAAGAAACCTTGCCAAGCACAAAAATGGTATTAAGTTTGAAAATGTGAAGCTTGTAGGTGTAGTTGTTTGAGAGGATCATAAAAAGTCACTTCCCATGTCATAGAGGTCCTCCTGCAGCTGTGGATCCGCAGACTGGGCCCCTTCACGTGATCTACAAGTTCcaagatgaggtggatgttggggtgggctaacTATAGCCCTGGTTTTGGTATGAGTGGTAGCTGGATTGCTCAATCTACTGGTTTTCCCTCATGACCACTAAAGTGAGTTCTCCAACACTGTCCTGTTGGAGCAGGCAGCAAGGTTCAGGGCCAGTACTCCtgttctcatgccctcagggccagctcacccacacccacacccacaaccACACCCACGCCACCAAGGGCAGTTCTTCtgttttgcccaggtgaggtgtgaGAGCAAATATTGCAATAGGTAAGGGGCAccaccagctctcctgctctcaagtCCTAGAGGCCAACACTCTGGCAAGGGGTCGAAGGGCCTCACTGATGCCACCACATGGTAGATGTGTTGGGGATGTCaactctcacaccctcagggcagCCTCAGCTGCATCCCCACCACAAGTCAGTTCTAGTGCGCAGCCCAAACGAAATTCAGGGCCCTCTATACTATGTGCAGGTCTCCCAAGGCAACAATAGGATATCCAAGAGTAGTTCCAGTGAGGGCCCTGTATTGAAGGTATAATAGAAGCCCGAGGCTTCAAATCAGACCGATGAAtccttgcaatgaacacttaTAAGTAAAGATGGATGGGCTAAACGGTATACCgtgtgactcactgggtcacAAAACGGCTTTCCTACTTAGACtttctgttatttgtttcttttttaattttattttatttgggagaGAAGGAttcaagggcagagggcagacagCCAATACAAAAAgatggggagatgaatgggatcaggaTACATGACATGAAATCCACAAACAATCAATACAAAGTTTATTCTGAAGAAAAAGCCAAAGCTTGTGAAATGACTATATCTAGCAAGCAGAACAATAATATGGGTTTCTGTCAACAAGATTTTATTTGAGGAGGATCATCATAATAGTTCCACAGGGAACAGAACAGTATAATTTATCAGGCTTTAAAAGCTTATATCAATAAGGCTATCATTTGTATTCCTTATTTAGTGGCCAAGAAGACCCTGGCCATCAACCTCTTAAATGCTCCCTTTACCTCTTTGTTCCTAAGTGTGTAGATCAGGGGGTTCAGCATGGGTGTGATGATCCCATAAAAGAGGGACACCATTTTCCCTCTATCCTTGGAGGCAGGGGACGGTGGCTGCAGATACATGTAGATGGCAGTACCATAAAACAGCACCACCACAATTAGGTGGGAGCCACATGTTCCAAATGCCTTTCGCCGACCTTCAGCTGACCTGATCCTCAACACTGCTTGCACAATAAAAGTATATGATATGAATATAAGAGTCACAGGTATTATTAGGAAGATAGCACTTACTAAAAATAATTCCACTTCAATTGTTGTGGTATCCACACAGGACAGCTTGAGCAGGGCAGGGATCTCACAGAGGAAGTGATCCACTTTCTTGTGACCACACCGTGGCATCTGAAGGGTCCACGTGGACTGCAATACTGAGTTGCTGAAGCCACTGATCCAACACGCAGCCGCCAGCTGCAGGCAGCGCCTTTGGTGCATGATGACTGAGTAATAGAGCGGCCGACAGATGGCTATAAACCTGTCAAAGGACATGACGCCCAGGAGAAAGCATTCAGTGCAACCCAAGGCCAGGAAAATGAAAAGCTGGACCACGCAGCCTCCATAGCTGATCACCTTCCGGGAGCTGCAGATGTTGACGAGCATCTGGGGAACTGTGCTCGTGGTGTAGCACAGGTCCAGCAGGGACAGGTTCGtgaggaaaaagtacatgggggtgtggagTTTGCAATCCAGGCGGGACACAAGAATTATCATCATATTCCCGAAGATGGTCAGGATATAGGACACCAGAAACACCACAAAGAGTGGCAGCTCCAGCCATGGCCAATCTGAGAACCCTAGGAGAATGAACTCCCCTGAGAGGCTCTCATTCGCCAGAGTCATGGTAAACGGTGCAGTCTCTGGGTCCCTGGAACACAAAGGGTTAGTAAGCGGGTGAACATGTTTATTGACCACTTCAATTAAATATGAATTGATGATGCCAGAGCGTTTCATGCATTTACAAACTGATCCTGGTAGTGTGAAAACCGTGTTGATAAAAGGTTAAGCACCTGTCAAACCTTTCACAGGTGTTCATGGATTGCTAACAGTTTTTAGCACAGCGATTTCAGGTTTGCGGCATGAGTCCATTTCTAGAGTCACAGAGCTTCTCCTCTGTGTTTGCCTGTCCTGTGGACGGCTGTTCTGGGATCTTTCTACCTGGGTATGTGCTGTTGTGGGGGACAGAGATATTGTTCCTGTTATTTGAATTAGCTGATTTTCCCCCAGATTCTGTTTGCAGGCATTTGTTAGAGTTATGTAAACCTCATTTCCCCACTATCCCTGCCATTCTCTAAATAAGTGCAGGCATTAATTACGGCATCCTCCTCGTGAGTTTTCAGACACAGTGTCAGGAGACTCGTCCTCCAATGCTGTGTCACAGTATCCACACGGCACTGGCACTGCTGTGACCGTGAGGCTGGTGGGCCCGGCCCATCTGCCTTCTGGAACCAGTTTCACTGCGTCCTGTGCTCTGATCTTAGGGTCCTCATCTGTAAGGTGAGGACACAGATGCATGTTCTGTCCTGTTGAGAGTCACAGGTGCAGCCCACTCAGCCTAACTCTGGGAGGGAACGGAGGAGTGACCTCAGAGCATCCACTCTGACAGAGGGACAGAAGTGCTCAAAAGGGGTCACTTGGAGCTTCTACAGTGTTCCGTTCTAAATACGTCAGCGTGCAAGTGGTCATGTTACAATGTTGAAGTCAGCTTCAACCCAGGGGGCAAAGGATCATATCCTAAGTATGGATGTTATCTTTTGTGTAAACTGTTGGCAGTACCTGGTCCACAGGAGCTCAGGTGCTGGGCCATAGATGTCAGAGTGCAGGGATACTTTGGATGGAGGTGGGTGAGAATCCTAACTGTCTTGGAAGTAGTATATAGCAACTCCAACATCTAAAGAGAATGTATCCCAAAGAAATTGCCATAAAAACTAagctttcaaatttatttttccaatatGAGAATGTATTTCTACAATTTAATCCATAGTCATTAAAATGTTAGCAATGGGTATTGGATTTGGTCCCCACTTGTTGTAAAACTTTTAGTTCCCCTCATCATTTAGGTGTTCATAAATATAAGATATGAAATAATATTTCCGTGTATTTTCGAGTGTGtgagcttgcacacacacaagctacaGCACAAATATGACAGTCAAAGGGTACCTTGGTTGCGGCAGAATTTCTCTCTTGTTGTTCATGCTGCGTATGACAAGCTAGCTGATGTgatcctcctctctgtctcttgtcttgcTAGGAATGCTGGGGTTCTGAACAGAACCCTGTGCACCCTGTGTTCAGCCTAATGCGGTTCctgtggctttgaactcaggtcctcaaaacTCTGTGATAAGGGGCTTTTATCTGCTGAGATGTTTTCTTAGTACCTCAAgatagttttttaatttttgaggtatGGTCTCGGACTTGCTCACATATGACAGGATGACACCTTGTTATTTGATGTTCCCAAAATATCTCATATTCTTATGAGAGGGTCTTCAAATATCTTTTTCTGAATTATGTAGATAAACCATAGGAGTCTTCCCCCGCACAGCTAATAAGGGAAGGATCTACTTAAAGTTTACCCTTTAGAAAAGCTGAGCCCTGAAGGCAAAAGCCTGGGTTTATTTGCTCCTCTCGCTTAGCTTGCTTTCCTGAGAGCCCAGGTCTGCTTCAGCAGccaacagaagggaaagatgaCCTGCTCTGAAAGGCATGGTCTCCACCGAGATCACAAATGTCTTCTAATGCTCAAATTCTAATGTGAGTCTATTTAGTAATTTCTTATATATTCTACTTACCTCTAATTTAAGcgtgagagacagaaaaattcaTTTTGCCTTCCAAAACATCTGGCATTCAAACAGTATTAATTTGAAAGGCACAAACACAATGCCACTTCTGTCTGCGACATAGTCATCTGCTTGTTCAGGTGAGGCGAACTGAAGTTCTAGTTCTGCTTGCTGGGCGTCCCGAGGTCTCCAGTCAGAGTGCAGTGGATGGTGAGCAGGATGCACAGGTGATGCCCAGAAAGTGTGGTACCGGAGTCTTGTCCTTTACACTTCAGTGAGCCAATCACTATttatttaaagagatttttttctgattGGTTTTACAAGAATGAGGAAAAATACATTTCCAGCCAAATACTGGTTTTGGCCTCTGGCAAAAATCCCAACATAGAGGCTTCCTTTATATGATTCACCAGGGGCTCAGCAAACTCCTGGTCCAatgggagacaggaggagagcTGTGAAGGGAGGGCACTCTTTCATGGCTGTGCGGTTCAGGAGGAGCCGCTCTCCAGGGACCAAATCCTTCACTTTGTAACTGACAGCAGCGATGATgggaacaacaacagcaacaaaattttaACAACTAAaaactgaatttggttcccaacaGGGATTTATTGACACTTGTAAACTATTATTCAATGACTTCTCTAAAGTCATTCCTTtactcttgttattttttttttgtttccatttttggttttgttttttgagtcagagtctgtTTCATATATCCCAGGTCATCCTAAagctcaagatcctcctgcctcagtgttccaagtgttgagattaccgGGGTGTGTCACCACACGGACATGGATTTACAGGGGTGCATCTCCACATGGATTACAGTCCTATTCTCAGTtctatcagaaagaaaaaattcatttcATGATCCCTACGATGCCATCTATAACCATGTTGTCACACCTTTGATTTGCACACCAGGAAAGAGACCATTATTTAACTGATCTTTTCAAAttgcttattaattttttatgataTATTCCACATAAGAAAAAATTTGAAGACATATGTTTATACCCAGTATTCCTGAATACTTTCTTTATGAGTTCATGGTTCATTCTCTCTAAATTAAGTTACTATTAGCAGAGGATTATATGTGGTccattaaataaatgtgtttaaaatttatgtgcaatatattaattaattcaaCCAGAATACAGTGTATTTGTAGTTTCGTTTGATGATGCAAAGGTttacttcaatttatttttagacagatatatttagaagaaatgtttgcaagtataaaaataaaaaatctaaacttttaacaaatgtgaagaaaaacattcaataaactaccaaagtaaaaaaaaaaaaaaaaatgagccgggcggtggtggcgcacgcctttaatcccagcactcgggaggcagaggcaggcggatctctgtgagttcgagaccagcctagtctacaagagctagttccaggtcaggctccaaagctacagagaaaccctgactcgaaaaaaccaaaaaaaaaaaaaaaaatgacaaactgaTATAGAGGAGCCAGGTTTGAAAAGAGCACGCCTACATGATCGATGTATAAAAACAGATCCAACTACCAAAGAGTCTATATTATTGAAACGATCAAACTCTATTTTCTCATAAGTTTTTTAAAGGAGACCTGAGAGTCATAGGATTTCTGAAGAGACACAAGATATCAGTTCCtttcatgtattttcttatttttactttcttttgagaatttcacacaatggattttgatcatatttgtcCTCTCCCCAAATCCTCCACACCCATCCCCCTTCCCAATCCACTCAGCTGTGTTCTCTCACCTCATCTAaacccatcaagtccaatttgcACTGCCCTTCTGCTATTCCTGGATGTGTGGCCTCACTGGAGGGTGGCCAACTCCCAAGGGGCTGCGCCCTTacagagcactgactcttctcttCCAGAAGCTATCAATTGGCAGCAGATTTAAGCTACAGATGGGAATTagttcctgcctccctcccctggTGGGAATTTTGTCTGGCCTCATTCTGTTTCTGCATGCTGTCTGAACAACCATGAATTCATATGTAGAACTGTTTAGCTGGATACAGAAAACACCATTTCTTTTGATTCTTAAAGTATTTCAACCTCTTTTCTGCAATTACTCCAGAGCCTTGAGCAGATGAAGTGTGATACAgaagtcccatttagggctgagcattctgcTGTCTCCTCTTATTGCACTTTGACCAGCTGTGAGTCTCCATGTACTTTAAAAAAGCAGCTCCTCTAATGAGGCTGGAGAAAAGCGCTACTGTATGGGTACCATGATAAGTTATTAGGAGTTTATTTCATGTTATGCACAGTTAGCAGAGTAATGAAGTTTTTCCCCTAGAAACTAGGACCTGTCTAGTCACAAGTTCTTGATCCTGATAACAGGGACAAATATGAGTTTCTACTTgtggagaaaaggatttatttcagcttacactttcaGGTCCCAATCTATCAgcaagagaagtcagggcaggaactcaaggcaggagcctggtggtaggaactgaaacagagactatagaggagtgctgcttactggcttgctctcagcctgctttctcatataaCACTGGCTCTCCTGACCAAGGATAGTGCCATTAAGGGTGGACTGCCCCCTCTGTGTCAAACATCAATCAAGATAATATCTAGCAGACTATGTACAAGGCCAATCTTATCTGAGAAATTTCTCAGTTGAGTTTTCTCTTTCACAGTGACTTTAGGTTTACAACAAATTTCCAATTAATCTATCCAGGGCACTATCTCCCCAACCACTGAATGAAAATCATATGAGGTGGCATTCATAATTGCCCATCCGTATGGATCCCAAATGTGTGACAATCTTTCTTTTGGGCAAATCCTATTCTATATGTCTTTGAAAAAcatctatttattaaaatttatctgtTTAACATTGAAAACATACGTGGctataaatttgattgttataggtgactaactactaatccatatttttttaacgttcaattttgt harbors:
- the LOC119817348 gene encoding olfactory receptor 2B2-like isoform X2 translates to MGLLYHTSSAQGSGFILLGFSDWPWLELPLFVVFLVSYILTIFGNMMIILVSRLDCKLHTPMYFFLTNLSLLDLCYTTSTVPQMLVNICSSRKVISYGGCVVQLFIFLALGCTECFLLGVMSFDRFIAICRPLYYSVIMHQRRCLQLAAACWISGFSNSVLQSTWTLQMPRCGHKKVDHFLCEIPALLKLSCVDTTTIEVELFLVSAIFLIIPVTLIFISYTFIVQAVLRIRSAEGRRKAFGTCGSHLIVVVLFYGTAIYMYLQPPSPASKDRGKMVSLFYGIITPMLNPLIYTLRNKEVKGAFKRLMARVFLATK
- the LOC119817348 gene encoding olfactory receptor 2B2-like isoform X1 — translated: MTLANESLSGEFILLGFSDWPWLELPLFVVFLVSYILTIFGNMMIILVSRLDCKLHTPMYFFLTNLSLLDLCYTTSTVPQMLVNICSSRKVISYGGCVVQLFIFLALGCTECFLLGVMSFDRFIAICRPLYYSVIMHQRRCLQLAAACWISGFSNSVLQSTWTLQMPRCGHKKVDHFLCEIPALLKLSCVDTTTIEVELFLVSAIFLIIPVTLIFISYTFIVQAVLRIRSAEGRRKAFGTCGSHLIVVVLFYGTAIYMYLQPPSPASKDRGKMVSLFYGIITPMLNPLIYTLRNKEVKGAFKRLMARVFLATK